Proteins encoded in a region of the Procambarus clarkii isolate CNS0578487 chromosome 42, FALCON_Pclarkii_2.0, whole genome shotgun sequence genome:
- the LOC138373568 gene encoding elastin-like — translation MEVAGGDVPGLEVAGGDVPSVEAAEGDVPFVEVEGGDVSRVEVAGSDVPGMEVPGGEKAGSDVPGVEVTGSNVCGGGRGDVPSVEVAGGDVPSVEVAGGDVSSVKVAGGDVSSVEVARDVVPSVEVAGGDVPSVEVAGGDVPSVKVAECDVPSVEVAGDVVPPVEVAGGDVPSVEVAGVDVPSLEAAGGDVPFVEVAGGDVPSVEVAGVDVPSLEAAGGDVPSVEVAGGDEPSVEVAGGDVPSIRGGGRR, via the exons ATGGAGGtggcagggggtgatgtgccaggttTGGAGGtggcagggggtgatgtgccatCCGTGGAGGCGGCAGAGGGTGACGTGCCATTCGTAGAGGTGGAAGGGGGTGATGTGTCACGtgtggaggtggcagggagtgatgTGCCAGGTATGGAGGTGCCAGGTGGGGAGAAGGCAGGGagtgatgtgccaggtgtggaggtgaCAGGGAGTAATGT gtgtggaggaggcaggggtgatgtgccatccgtggaagtggcagggggtgatgtgccatCCGTGGAAGTGGCAGGGGGTGATGTGTCATCCGTGAAAGTGGCAGGGGGTGATGTGTCATCCGTGGAAGTGGCAAGGGATGTTGTGCCATCAGTGGAAGtggcagggggtgatgtgccatccgtggaagtggcagggggtgatgtgccatCCGTGAAAGTGGCAGAGTGTGATGTGCCATCCGTGGAAGTGGCAGGGGATGTTGTGCCACCAGTGGAAGtggcagggggtgatgtgccatCCGTGGAAGTGGCAGGGGTTGATGTGCCATCCTTGGAGGCggcagggggtgatgtgccatTCGTGGAAGtggcagggggtgatgtgccatCCGTGGAAGTGGCAGGGGTTGATGTGCCATCCTTGGAGGCggcagggggtgatgtgccatCCGTGGAAGTGGCAGGGGGTGATGAGCCGTCCGTGGAAGTGGCAGGGGGAGATGTGCCATCCATCCGTGGAGGAGGCAGGAGGTGA